The following coding sequences are from one Microvirgula aerodenitrificans DSM 15089 window:
- the lhpH gene encoding trans-3-hydroxy-L-proline dehydratase, producing the protein MNLNRMISTVEMHTGGEPFRIVTSGLPKLPGATIVERRAWARDHIDALRTALIFEPRGHADMYAGFLTDPVSDSADFGVIFVHNEGYSDHCGHGTIALATAAVALGWVERTEPETRVGIDAPCGFIEAFVEWDGERAGATRFVNVPSFLYLRDVEVDTPSFGRVRGDIAFGGAFYFYTPGEPHQLQIREHEAERLIRFGAEVKAAANRAFPVVHPLIPEINHIYGTIVDNTPRHAGSTQANCCIFADREVDRSPTGSGTAGRAAQLHARGLLTADDTLVNESIIGTRMQARILHETRVGDIDAVIPEISGQAHLCGFANWVIDPHDPLTHGFLVR; encoded by the coding sequence ATGAACCTGAACCGCATGATCAGTACCGTCGAGATGCACACCGGCGGCGAACCGTTCCGCATCGTCACCAGCGGCCTGCCGAAGCTGCCGGGTGCGACCATTGTCGAACGGCGCGCCTGGGCCAGGGACCATATCGACGCGCTGCGCACCGCCCTGATTTTCGAGCCGCGCGGTCATGCCGACATGTACGCCGGTTTCCTGACCGACCCGGTCAGCGACAGTGCCGATTTCGGCGTGATCTTCGTTCACAACGAGGGCTACAGCGATCACTGCGGCCACGGCACCATCGCGCTGGCCACCGCCGCCGTGGCGCTGGGCTGGGTCGAGCGCACCGAGCCGGAAACCCGGGTCGGCATCGATGCGCCGTGCGGTTTCATCGAGGCTTTCGTCGAGTGGGATGGCGAGCGGGCCGGCGCGACGCGCTTCGTCAATGTGCCGTCGTTCCTGTATCTGCGCGATGTCGAGGTCGACACGCCGTCGTTTGGCCGCGTGCGCGGCGACATCGCCTTTGGCGGCGCATTCTATTTCTATACCCCGGGCGAACCGCACCAGTTGCAGATCCGCGAACACGAGGCCGAACGGCTGATCCGCTTCGGCGCCGAGGTCAAGGCGGCGGCCAACCGGGCGTTTCCGGTGGTCCATCCGCTGATTCCGGAAATCAACCATATCTACGGCACCATTGTCGACAACACACCGCGTCACGCCGGTTCGACCCAGGCCAACTGCTGCATCTTCGCCGACCGCGAAGTCGACCGTTCACCGACCGGCTCCGGCACCGCCGGCCGCGCGGCACAGTTGCATGCCCGCGGCCTGCTGACCGCGGACGACACCCTGGTTAACGAATCCATCATCGGCACCCGGATGCAGGCCCGCATCCTGCACGAAACCCGGGTCGGCGATATCGACGCGGTCATCCCCGAAATCAGCGGCCAGGCCCATCTGTGCGGCTTTGCCAACTGGGTCATCGATCCGCACGATCCGCTGACCCATGGTTTTCTCGTTCGCTGA